Below is a genomic region from Brassica oleracea var. oleracea cultivar TO1000 chromosome C9, BOL, whole genome shotgun sequence.
TTTAACATGCATGTGTGAAGTGTCTTTAAGGTTCGAGAGTTGCTCGAGTGAGCTTTCGGGGTTTGGGGCAAGACAAGTTTGCATCTGGGCCAATTCGATACAAGGTCCAAAAGAGAGGAGCTCAGCTCTAAACGAGCTCCGTGAGTTTCTTACAAAAAAGTGGGTCCTATAGAGTAGAACGGTTTGTATTTATTTATAGCGTTTTTTATTGTTGAAAAACGTCAACAACATCTATCAACCACAAAAGTTGATTGCTGATGGTAGCAGGGAAAACAGTCATACCCTAAGTCTTCAACTGAATTTGCAAAATCTTTCTTCCACAAGATATGCATTAATATCCTAAAACTAAGAGTACATAGATATATTAGCAATTCTCTAAGTTACTTTTTTCACATGACAATCATATTTATACCAATCCACTTGCAATGAAATCTTCCTAAACACATGAACTTTTCGACACTCCCTTACACTTGTTGACATTAGCCTTTTAACATAACTTATATATAAGAAGAAGAAACTTTTTTTTTTAACTTAACAACATATAAGAAAAAATAAATAAAAACGATGGAAGTAATATGTGACGGCAGCACAAAAATTGTAATTTTACGATGGATTGATTGTAAATTGTTCTATATATCCGCCTTGCATAATTATTGGCTCGGAAATCCTCGACATAGATTTTAGTTCATTCATCATTCTCTCCCTATCTTCAAAACTGCAAGTTGATCTCATAGAGATTGCAACTACTTTTAGACAGCTAGAGTTTGCAAGGATGTATCTCACGAGTTCCTTCTCTTCGCTTCTTGCTCTATAACCTCTCCAGTCAAAGATTTCTAGATGGGTTAACAAGCATTTGGGAACGGAATCCGGATGGTTCCAAGAAACTGGGAAATCCTCGGTTAGATAAGTCTGGTAAGCTACAAGAAATATTAGCACATCTGCTTCAGCCTTTATTAGTCCATCAAAAATACTTTAATTTATTTGAAATAAGGGAAGAGTACGAACCCCGTCGATAACAAGCACTTTTAGTTTAGGAGAATTTTGAACTAAAATCATAAGTGGTTCCAACCAGTTCAAGTTATATGGTAGTATTATATGCATTTTATTAGTCGAGAGAAGTTATTGGTGATACAGCACCCAACCTAAATGAATATAAATACTTAGATAAGCGTTGTGGATGAAGAATTAAGAGAAGGTATCAAAACTATTAGTAAATTTCTACGTACCGTGAAAATGTTCAAATATATATCGAAAATTCTGAGGGAGGAAAAAGACCTCACAGTCTTATAATCAGGGTGACCTAAAACATATATACTTGCAGCATCAAGGCAAGACCTGTTTTCGATCGAGAAAGCGTCTCCTGAATAATCGTAAATGAATATCGTCTTTAAAGTAAGAGAATCGATCATCAGAGACCCCGTGCTATCACTAGAATCCTTTTGATAATCGTTGCTATAATACAAGGTCTCCAGAGAAGATACGTTCACAACGAAATTTGTCTTCGTTACACCTAACCACTTTTAAGCCTTTAAGAATAGGACAACTTGATAAAAGCCCAACAAGAGAACTTTCATCTTTAAACACAACAGCGAGAAGACAAAGGTAACTGAGGGATGGAAGACTACCCGGAGATATAATATCTACGCAAATCTTGTCACAGAGAACCAAAGATACTAGTGTAGAGCATGTGTAAAGACTCTTAGGCAGTTTTATAGGCTTTGCAGCCCATTTGAGCTGGAAAGTTAGCTTGCACACCTTGCGATCAACCGCATTTGTTATCCACTTTCCCACATCAACGTCAACAGGACATCGTGGACCGAGTTCTGTGTGCAATTTTTTTATCACAGGTGCCTTGTGAAGTTGCAATGACTTATCAAGAAAATGCCAAATGCTTTTGCATTCATCCTCAGTAACGTCGTCGCTCTCTTTGTACTTTAGTTTTGGCAGCATCGTCCAAATATACCGCCACCGTTTGGACAAAATCATGGTAGCCACCGCATCTTTTATTGGAATATGCATTAATATTTGCACAACTAGATCATCGGGTAAAACATCAATCATGATTTTAGTTTAAACTTTTTAACAATTTCTAGCGTTTGAAGATCTTTTTTCCATGAAACTATACTAGAAATAAGACTTTAACTTGATGGTATGACTTAACAGTTATTTTTTTTTATTTTTATTTTTTTGAACACAGAGTTAACAGTTATATAATGCTGTTTTCTTTATACAAAAATGTTTAAATAAACAAAAATCTATGAAATCTCATACAGAAATTATAGATGTTTTAAAAAGCTGAGATTTTCTACTATTTTATGTGACTCTATCCAGCTAAATGATTTATATGAATATCTTAAGAATATATCTAGTTATATGATAGAAAGAGAGAGAAAAGTATCAGATTAAAAAATAATGAATTTAGAGTGATTGGTATATAATTATTTTAAGAGTGAAATAAATCTGTACTATATAAAATTTGATGCTATAATCTATTAAATGTGTCCACTAAGGATTTAAAACCACCAATCATAAAATGACAAATCGTTATTTATATTTATAAAAGTATCAAGACTGACAATTTAAAAAACAATATAGAAATTATTTTCTAAAAAAATATGTTAATAAAGAAAAAAAATCAGTTTTAAAAATACCAGGATTTCCAAACTTTAATTATTTTAACATAAAAATAGAAATTTTATAAAAACATGACTATTCATCATCTTAAATTGTTATTTTATATCTCTTTAATGTTATTCACCAATAAAAGTGATAGAATCCATGTTTATAAAATTTTAATAAAGTAATCAACATAACATATAAATTTTAAAATGATCTTGCACGAGTTCTGTCAAATAAGATATTTGAAGAACAATGTTAATAAAATATATGAAAACATAAAAAACTAAAGAGGTTCACCAAATAAATTATTTAATTTTTAATAATATATACATTATAGTATAGTCCCAGCAACAATATTATCTAACAATATTAATCAATAACTAAAAAAGAAATTCTAACAAACATCTAACAATTAGGAAAACAATTTTGTAAAACTAATAATACATCATAATAATCTATAATATCTAATATTATAGATTTTGTATATTCTTATTTAACAAAACAATTAGTTAATGTTAGTTAAAGTTTTATATATATATTTTTATTATATCTAAAAAAATATTTAATATTATTATATTCATCAAAATATTTATTATGATTAAAACCTATATCTAAATATTATACTATCAAATAGTTATTTAAAATAACTAAATAAGAGTATTTAAATACATATATGCATACAATAAGTATATAATAATCATATTTACGATCTCATGGGTAATAAGCACGTTGTCGGAGATGGCTCTTCCCGGAACAAAGGCTGACTAGCGATCAGAGATGAGAGAGAGGAGGGGCTGTAAGAGCTTGGTGAGGATCTTAGAAATGATCTTGTAGTGTGTGTTACAAAGGGCAATGGGTCGGTAATCCGCAACCTTCCTTGGGCCAGAGATCTTTGGGATCAGACGTACATGTGTCTCATTTTGACGCCTATGGAGTTCCCCTGGAGGGTAGAAGTCCCTGATATCTCTGGAACTGTCGTCCCCAATAATGTCCCAAAAGGACTGGTAGAAACATGCTGAGAATCCGTCTGGACCCGAAGCTTTATCCGAATTAATGGAGAAAGCAGAAGCTTTAATTTCCATGTCCGTGGGTAGGGCGATGAGAGCTTGGTTCATCTCTGGGGAGACCTTTGGGGTGAGAGCTTCCTGGACCACACTTAAATCCCAAATAGATCGAGAGGAGAATATGTCCTGATAATAGCTTGCGATGGTTCATCTCTGGGGAGACCTTTGGGGTGAGAGCTTCCTGGACCACACTTAAATACCAAATAGATCGAGAGGAGAAGATGTCCTGATAATAGCTTGCGATGGTTTGTACTATCTGTCTTTCTTCCACAAACACATTACCGGTTTCATCTTCTATGACTGCAAATTTATTCTGCGCTTTGCAGCCCCTCATGACAGAGTGGAAGACACTAGAGTTCCTATCACCGCAACTTAGCCACTGAATGCAACTTCTTTGACGCCAGAATTGTTCTTCTTCCTCATAAGCATTATTAAGAACCGCTTGTAGCGAGTCAATGAGGCCCGCGTTTGGAGTGACATCCGAGAGAGTGGCTTCAAGTTGTGCTTGAGTGGACTGGATAAGCTCTCTGCTGTTCTGGTTCTGAAGTATGGTTCACGCCACAATCTTCGTTCTTACACTACATATTTTAGTGAGTACTGAGTCATGTGGTTGTAGTCTCCACGATTCTTCCACAATTGCTCTGATTTCTGGTTTCTCTTGAAGTCTCCTATCAAAGCGGAAGACACCTTTATGTTTCCTCGGTAAGTTACTATCAAAGAGAGAGAGCACTGGCCTATGATCCGATCCTTCGAAGCAATGATACTCACAGCGACCCTTCGGGAACATTTCACTCCAAGCGATGTTAGCCATTGACCGGTCCAGTCGGGATTGGATGAAGTGGCTATAGCGGGTTCCTCTCCAAGAGAGTGAGCTACCGAATGTTAGAGGTCCCAGATTCCATATTGAGTGACGAAGCTATGGAAAGACAAGAAGGAGCCTTCCCACCGTAGAGGGCCTCCAATCTTTTCCGAGTTGTTTAACAGATCATTAAAGTCACCAGTTATCAGCCATGATTCATTTCGTTGTGCTCCAAGTTCAGATAATTTATTCCATAAATCATCTCTTTCATCTCTTCTTGGGGCACCATAAACATACGAAACAAAGAAGGATTTACTCTGATGTGTGATACAAGTATCAATGATATTTGGTGAAGAGTACAAAACATCAAGTTGTATGTTTGGTTTCTATGAAAGCGCAAGTCCTCCACTAAGTCCTTCGGGAGGGACAGTAAAGTGGTGAGAGTACTCAGAGCCTCGATATATATTAAGGACAGCTTCATTTTGATTCTTTGTCTCCATAAGGAACAGAGTGTCTGGGGAAAGCTTGGATCTGATTTCCCGAAGACGGCGAACTGTAATATCTATGTTTTCAATTTAAAAAAATCCTGTCTTGAGTCTTCTTCCGATCACTGTAATATTCAATACTTACTATCAGTCTATCACTGGTAAATTTGCAGCTGGTTGTTTGGGTCTTCTCCCTCAACAAATCCGGTTTGTCTTAGACCAGATATAGAGCCTAAATGCAACTGAGAAATATATAGTTGAGACTTATCCATTGTAGTAGGAGAGTGAGTTTGGATCATTACAGTAGCTCTTCTCTTCATATTGCTGAATCAAGAGGTCATATCATGTCGGTTACTCATTTATGAATAAATTTTCCAGTAGAGTTAATAACTATAGCAACTTGATTTTGGTTGGAACCCTTAATATCCGAGCATGCATGTCTCTAGGGTGAGAGAAAACCAACTTAAAATTACAATGTCATGGGAGAAGTGGCCAAGTGGGCAGGTCTTATCTCACTGTATCATCTTTGCTTCAACGCTAACCTAACTGACTTTCTTCCTGAAACAGATACAAGTGCTTCCAGAGGCAATTGTTCTTCCAAGGAGCGATAGCGTGTTACGATAAGCAAGCTTCGTGTCTGTCCACCAAAGGGACTGGGAAAACTTAAGTGCCACATTCCTCTAATTGGCGGAGACGTCAGATTGGTCCAGGTCGTATATGTATATATAGTAAAAACTCTATAAATTAATACTCGATAAATTAATAAACACCATATATTAATAAAAATTTTTTGGTCCTAAGGTAGACTAGTTCAAAATACGACACAAGTCGATAAAATAATAAGATACTAATTGTATACAAAATTCTATATAAATATATGATTCCATTAAAATTATAAATTAATAATTCATATGTATATACATTTTATATAGTACAAATAATAAACCATTATATTGTTTGTTTTCTATTCATAAAAGAATTATCTTTATATTTTCTTTACACTTAATATATTTTGATATGTTTTAGTAAAATTATATCTAAAACCACATTTAAGCTCGATAAAATATATTTTATATACACCAAATAATGTGATAAAACAAATATGAGCAATAGATGTCAAAACATTAATTAATGTATATATCAAATATTTTTTTTATTTTAGAAAAAATATATTTTAACATAAGAAAATCTAAAAAAAGAAACTTTTTGTAAATTAGTAATTCTATAAATTAATAAAATATCATAACTTCAACATTATTAATTTATAGAGTTTTATTGTACATGATTCCATGACATTTCCTTGATAATACATATATACCGACGGGTGAAGCCACAGGGGTGCATGCACCCTAATTGTTAAAGAACTTTAAATATGCACCGACTATAATTTATGATTGTGCTGTCAAAAAAAATAATTTATGATTGTGCACCCATAAAAATTTATATTAAACCCAAATGAATAAAACTAATACCAATTTAACCCATTAAAAAATTAAAATTAGCTCCAAAGTTCAGTTATATTATCTACTTTTTTGTTAAACCCCTAACTATTCGATCAAATAATTAGCATGATAAATTACACAAAATAATTACAATAATATTAATTAAGCCACGTAAAATAAATATTATACAACTAAATTCTATCTTAACACTAAACAATATTTAAATTATTCTATAAAATTTGCAAATAATTAGCATGATAAATTACACAAAATAATTATAATAATATTAATTAAGCCACATAAAATAAATTTTATACAACTAAAATCTATCTTAACACTAAACAATATTTAAATTATTCTATAAAATTTGCATAATCAATTTAAATTAAAAATGCAGGTCATGATCTAGTTTCTGTGTTATAGGGGATCTTCAAGGTCACATGAAGTATGCTATGAAAACTTCAACATATGCCACACCTATGACACCATTATCTCCGAACGATTTTGTTCAAAATCTCAAATGTATCCTATTAGTCAATAATGATAAAACTAGGTATTTTGCCCGCACATGCGGACATAATTTTCTTATCAATACTTATTAGTTTATGTCTTATTAATCTAAAACCAGCATGATAAGTTATTATTTATGTTTTCAGATAGTTAAATCAAACATCAAAGTATTTATATATGTCAAATATTTTATCAAAATATATATTTATTATTGTGTTAAATTTTTTAAAACACTCATATCTTAGAAATAGTTTAGAAAATATCTTTATATAAATGTTTTTTTCTTGAATAATATTTAATTATAATTTTTTGTATCTTTTTTAACTTTTATAATAAAAATATTGTTTTCAGATAGCAACAAAATATATATAAGAATTATCGTATTTTTAAATGTTTTGATAATTTTATTATATTATTTTAGAATCAATTATTTGATATTAATATAACATATAAATTTTATATGATTAAAATAAAATTCGTTTTTAATTATATATAAAATTCATTAAGGGTATTATTTTAATTAACACATTAGCGAATCAGTTAGAAATTAATAATAAATCAATAACCTAGCTAAAATTCTAAAACCTAATAAAATATGACAAATAAGAAAAACTAACTAAATTTTAATATAAAATAGAAATTTAATATTACTAAAATAAAATTCGTTTTTAATATATATAAGATTCATTAAGGGTTTTTTTAATTAATAAATTAGTGACTTAGCTAAAAATAAATAATAAATCAATGATTTAGCTAAAACTTAATAAAAACATGACAAATGAGCAAAATTATCCAAAAAAATGGAGAACATGACAAATTAGCAATGACTAAGCTAAAACCTAATAAAAACATGCAAAATAAACAAAATTGACTAAAATCATAGAAAACATGACAAATAAGCAAAATCAAAATAATTATAGGACTCAATTATATATCTAATTACATATGTTATTGTTATTATTTAAATTAATAAATTATGGACTCAACTAAAAACTATTAGTAAATTAATGACTCACTTTAAACCTAATTAAAACATAATAAATAAGTAAATTACCTAAAATCATGGAAATCACTTTATAAATAATAGTATAGATGCCGATTTGATTTAAAGATGTTGTGTTCAAAGCTCATAAATAAACAAAGAAAGGAGAAAGCGTTGAAATTTACTAAAAGATTTAGCTCATATCTTATAAGTACCACAAACTTCATTTCTCACATCACAAAGATTTACAATAACAATAAGCAGAGCAGCTACCTATCCAAATACAAAAACAATTAGCTTTCTCTATAAAGAATGCATGTTCCAATATCAATCACACACCATTTATCATTAGAGATTGAAAAGGAACTTTCTTAATCTCCACAAACGTTGAGTAATCAGTGCTCATCGGTTGCTTCCATGGTTCTCCATCCATCTGCAAGAAGGCATCTTTCCAGTCACCTCCTCTTAGCTCAAATCTAACCGCAGCAGCCTTACATAGATCACCAAAAAAAAACGAATCTTGTTACTATGGCTATATGATTACACATTTAATTTGATGTGTGTGTTTTTAAAAGTTACCTGAGCTATGTGCTTGGCTGAGATGAGCTCAGTCATGACAAATGACGCATGCCATCCATGCTTGAAAGCAAAGATCTCTATCAAACCATCATCACAATGAGCCTCCACAAATCCTCTCTATAGCAAAAAAACAAATAGGTTAATGTTAGAGATTTGAGTTACAATGATATGATGAAATAAAAACATTAGAAGAAAGAACACCTTCTCTAGATAGTCCGGTTTTAGATTACCCCATGGATGACTTCCACTTCCATAGCTTTCAAGATTCAATGCCACAACTGATCTCACACTACAAGAGAAGTCCATGCATCAGGTTAAGCATTAGAATCATAGGTGTAAGCATGTTATCCAAAGCTGTTTCTTTTTACTTTTTGGGAACTGCTATCTCTTCCCACTCAGAGCAGTAAACCTTCTTGATGTGGATCTTCAATATATTCCTAAGTCCCCTGCAAAATTTCAAATAGCACAAAGAAACAGTTTTAGTAAACAAGAAGCTAGGCAGAGATTTTAACTTGAACATAGCGAAACCTTAAGCCTGGATCACTGGCAAAGGGCGTGCAAAACCAACCCTGAGTGCAACTAAAGCCTGAATAAATAAGCTGCAACAGCAAACATTTGCGTGGTTAATGTTTTATTCTTTTTTGTGATTCAAAAGTTTGGCTGAGGATAATAGGAAAACAAAGACCTTGTTGGAGATAGGGCCTTGAGCAAGATATGGTTTAGTGTTGCGAAGATGATGGAAGCCATATGCAACTTGAGCATCCATACCTATGCTTAAGTAGTTGTAGAACACTCCTTCATAGGACTTTGCCACCAGAGGCGCGTCTACTCCCACGTCCAAGCCCTGAAAACACACAAAAAAACACATGATGTTGATGAGAAGAACCAAGCCAAGGGGGATAGAGCCAAAACCTGGTCGAGTTCGTTTTCCTCGGCTGGTTTTAAAGAATAAGGAGGATCCACCACTTCTCCAGATGGCATTGACACTAGAATCTTCCAGCTGCAACAACACACATAAACAAGAGAAGTGAACAAACAAATGTTTACGACTAGACAAAAAAGCTAATCTTGTTTTTTTTACCTATCTAGTCGAGCAACTGGACCCATACTTGCACGATGGAGCGTTCTTTTAACAGCAATTCTCCAAGCAAAAGGGAACGAACCACCCTGAAGAGAAAGAACACATCAATCTTCACACGCAACGCAATGCATTAGGAGACTTGTTGTAATGTTCACTCACCCAACCAAAACTCCTAGAGAGATCATTGCCTGTACCGAGAGGGATCACGCCAACAGGAGGAATTGGTAACGTTCCATCTTTGTTAAGCTCTCCAAGACATCCAAGAACCCAACCAACAGTACCATCTCCTCCTGCAACCTACCAAACCAAACTCCATTTCACACTCAAATGCTATTGGATAAACATTGCTTGTAGTACTACTACTCACCATAATCCTCAACCTTGCTCTGCATTCTTTAGCACATTCATCTCCTTCCCCTGCCACTTTCTCCAAACACGCCAAGCCATATCGAACAAACTCATTAGGCTTCACTTCCGTAAGATCAAACACCTGTTTTTTTACAGAATCACCAATACCAAAGCCATCTTTAAAGTCAACTCATCATTCCAACAACAAACAAACAAAAAAATCAATTTTCCCTACCCAAACACTAGATCCAAACATCAACTAAGCGTGAGTACATAAATCATAGAATCTAATACTTTCAAGAATTGAATAAAAAAAAAAAATATCATATGAAGACAGAACACTAAACTCATCTCTACTCCACACTGAACCAATCCATAAAGTAGATATAAGATAGATTTCAAAATTAACTTTTCCTACCTAACGACTAGTTTACTACATCAACTAGGCATGAATATACATAAACTAGACATTTAAACAAGAGAAACTAAAAAACAAAAAAAACAAAAAGATCTGATCAAGACAGAACATTAAACTCTTCAAACCCAACAAAAAAAGCTTCATTTTATTTTTCTTGAACTGCAAAAGAGTGAAACCAAAACAAAACCTGCTCTTCGCTCATCAACTGTTGAAGCCTCTCTTTAAGCACAGGACCATGACGACCACCGCTTTTAGGGTTGATGAAGACAACCATCGGCGCGTGGGGAGCCATATCGGCGACGGCGCCACCGGGAAGAAGCAAATGGTCGGGAATGGCGGTGGTATCTTGGCGTTTGATACAGTCGCGCATGGCGAGACGGATGTACTCAGGCATCATCAGCCTCTGGCGAAGCTCCTCCTTGTCTACACCGACCCACGTCAGATTAGCGAGTCCGCAGCCTCTCATCGACGTCGTGTCATCAGCCTCTAAGGCCACGAATTTCTCCGTCGGCGCATCCATTGCTCTCGCCGGAGAAGTATTTTTACTTTTTCGTCCTGTGATTGGAGGAAATGGAGGAATGTTCAAATCCCAGATGTAAATCAGAATTTTGAGTTTGGAAAAAAAGTGAATATTGAATATTAAAATCAACCAATACAAAATCTTCGTTGACAGTTTGTATTTTCTTGTCTTTTTTGGTTTTTTTTTTTCCAGAAAATGTCGAATTTCGAAGACAGCGCAGAAAACGTGTGTGGGCTTAATAATATGAGTAAATGCAAATGTATTTTCAAAAAGAAAGGATTTGTTTCACTTTCTCTCAGATTGTCTCTAAAATGCTAGAGGTCATGGTATATGTGAAAACCATAGGAATTAAAGTTACTTATATAATAAGACAGTTTTAAAACATGATCTTAATGTTATCATATTTAAAATGGTTTCTTTTTTTTGAGCAAAATTTAAAATGGTTTCATTAGTGATTTTGTTTGGTGAATATGATTTGATACAGTTTAATATAAACTAGATCTCGAACCGCGCGGATTTTTGTTTTCATTTATTTTAATATAAATATTTTATTTTCAATTCTAAATTGATATATATTATAATATATGTGTCTATCAATTTTTAAAACATAATAAGTTTACGGTATATTTTTTTCATTGAATAGATTGTTTTAAACTTTCACATGTATTTGTATCTTCTTCTATA
It encodes:
- the LOC106315630 gene encoding diacylglycerol kinase 3, whose protein sequence is MDAPTEKFVALEADDTTSMRGCGLANLTWVGVDKEELRQRLMMPEYIRLAMRDCIKRQDTTAIPDHLLLPGGAVADMAPHAPMVVFINPKSGGRHGPVLKERLQQLMSEEQVFDLTEVKPNEFVRYGLACLEKVAGEGDECAKECRARLRIMVAGGDGTVGWVLGCLGELNKDGTLPIPPVGVIPLGTGNDLSRSFGWGGSFPFAWRIAVKRTLHRASMGPVARLDSWKILVSMPSGEVVDPPYSLKPAEENELDQGLDVGVDAPLVAKSYEGVFYNYLSIGMDAQVAYGFHHLRNTKPYLAQGPISNKLIYSGFSCTQGWFCTPFASDPGLRGLRNILKIHIKKVYCSEWEEIAVPKNVRSVVALNLESYGSGSHPWGNLKPDYLEKRGFVEAHCDDGLIEIFAFKHGWHASFVMTELISAKHIAQAAAVRFELRGGDWKDAFLQMDGEPWKQPMSTDYSTFVEIKKVPFQSLMINGV